In Methanofastidiosum sp., the DNA window TCAGGGGATAAATTTCCATCGCCGTTAAGGTCAACGCCCAACGCAATGATATCCTCCAAAAGATTGGATATGGTAAGATTATAGTCATTGGGATATGTAACAAATGGCATGCAACAAGGTGTTTCTTCAATTGCACCATAATCCTTCAGTGAATAAACATCAAACTCTGCAAGTAGGCTATTATCTGCACCCTCAAAGACTTTTATTCCATCAATATAGAAAACTGGCACAGTCCAGATAGTTTCCTCAAGACCATCAATAACTCTTGTTCCCCTCTCAAATAAGAAGTATGGGTCGTTCTCATATTGCCTTGTTGGTACAGTTGTAAATGAGCCGTACCCTCCTTTAGGGTCGCAAAGCCCCACACAGGTACAGCACCTTGAACTATTAGCGTCCATTACCATAAGAAAGTCATTGCTTTTCCCGGTGAAATCAGACACTCTGAGGTAAACTTTATACTCTCCTGAAAAGTTTCCGCCACTTTTAACCTTAAACTTGTCATCCTTGGATGTTTCTTCAGTTGTAGGGCTGTGAATATCTAGAAGAGTTACAGTGTACCATCCGAATACTCTGGTATCTCCTACTTTAAATATAGTTTCAGGAGAATAAATGGGAATTCCATAAATGAAGTAACTTATATTTTGATCTTCAGAACGGTAAACCCCGTTATTAATAATTGGGTACTCCCTTTCAAATAATCTGATTTTGTAAGAGTTATATGGTATATCATAAAGAGGGCCGCCGCATCCAGCAAAAACTTTTCTTTGGAGGGGGGTATGGATATAAGATACTCTATAAATGATGTCGGACATGTTAAAGTCAAGGCAGTAATCATCAGGAACGTCAATATCTGATAGCTTTATCATAATCTCTTCGTGCGTTTCGTTATAATCAAATGCCTTGTCGCCATCCCCATAAGGGTACAAAAATGATGAGTACTTGTATCCATCATCCCACCAAAGTGATTTTAATCCGTCTGCTACCTTGATTGAATTTACCGAAGCATTAGCAGGGTCTATTCTTATCGTGTCACTTGCATTTAGATTCTTTAAAGAAACTTTGTATTCTTCATATATTGTATTCTCAATTCTCTCAGTGTGTCTGTTGGCTATAAGAAAAGCAAGTTTGGAAGCAGATATGATGTCTTTTGAGGTTGCTGTTTCACCAACAACTATCATAGATTTTACTGTATCTCCGTCAAAAAAGAAATCATCTCTCGGTACGGAAGAGGAGCTAACATTAGAAGGTAAGAATATAGAAATAAAAATAATTGAAAGTAATATTAGGCCCCTTTTCATGTATACACCGATATCGATTCTTTATTTTTTCTTTATATAATTGTTGTATCCGAAGTATCCACCTACTAACAATACAACTATTAGCCCTATAATTACCCCTATTCTTATATTACTTATTGATTTTTCGACAGGAACATCAATGTTCTTTTGGAACAGATATACATTTAGATCCTGTTTTTCTTTGTCGCCGACTGCCCTAATCCTTAGATTTAGTTGGTATGTCTTTTCTTCTGCTATTGATTTTATATCGGTGCTTAACACTACTTCTGCCTCTTGTCCTGGTTCTAAGACCCCAATATAATCATTTTTAGATGTGAAGTCAAAAGGCTGCTCCGACCTTTCAATCGCCTCAACAATTATTGATTCAGCCTTCTCTTCTCCCGTGTTTACTATTGTGAGGTAGATCTTTGCACTTCCTCCTGCTCTTACTGTTTCTGGAACAAGTCGATATTCGGTGATTTCAAGTTCCGGTTTTCCTTTTACATCCAAGTTCAATTCAAACTCTTCTTTTAGGAGATTATTGGAAGAATCCCTGTACTCTACAAACATTGGAATCTTGTAAGTCATTTTCTTTGCTTCTTTGTCAACATTTATTAGAAATTCTGCATCCTTTGCCTGCCCACCTGAAAGTGTTCCTAGATTATATGAGCTTTCATAAGATTTTGATAATGAAAAAGGCTCTTCTAGATCAAGATAAGCTTTAACATATTTTGCACCTTCGGTCCCCTGATTTGCCAGATTTACTTTTATCTTCACATTTTCATTTCCTGGCCTTATAGTTTCTGGAGCAGAAGAGAAGTTAACTACCATTAATTCTGTTCTTCCACTCACCCGAAGACCAAACTGGATTGTATACGGTCTTGGATATGGGGTTGTCCCATCATAGAAGTAAAGTACAAGGGTCATGGGATAGTTACCGGCTGTTATTTTTTCATTTGCCCTGAGCTTGAATGAAAGCAAACTTTCTGTACCCGCATCAAAATCTCCTATATAAATGGAATCAGAAGTATTCTCAGGCATAAAAGGAACTATTGTGCCTGCAGGCGGAACAGTCAAACTCGCTTTCACTGTGTATGCTTTCATTGAACCTTCATTAGAAAGCAGGATTTCTAGATCAAAGGCTTCTCCAGGTTCTACGCTTAAAGGATTTGTTTTTACCTCATTTATAACAAATTCATACTGGCTTCTACCTATCTTATAGCCGACCGGCCCTTTGATTATTACATTGACTCCAACTTTTGAAACGTCAATTAGATTTATCGTTATATCATTTACTTTAAGGGAGTCCCCTTCTGATATATAGACTCCAAGCGGACCAATAGGTGCACTCCCCTCTAGCACCATAAACGATGCTATAGTGTCTTTGTAATCTGTAAGTGCTAAAGCATAAGGCCCGACAAAGATAAATTCGTTATCATAAAGGTATCCTGAATAAATCACTGAATCTGTACTTGCATTAGCGCTTGGCGCTAAAACACTCATTAAAAAAACTCCAATTAAAAAAATATTAATCTTTTTCATAATATACCTCCATCTTTCTCTTAATTAAATTTTTCGTATCTTGAAATACTTTTTCTTGAATTACCAAAAAGGAGGGCAAGAATATAAGCGTTACCCCCATGCAACTGAAAACTCCAATGAATAACATCTTTCCCATTGTATCCAGTATGGATAAAGATCCAGCTAACATTGCAATAAATCCAAATCCCGCAACAATAGATGATACAACAATCGGTTCAACGACTCCTTCAAGAGTCCTAATTATCTTTTCAACAATTATTGGCGTTCTTTCAAGGTTATATCTGTTTATAGTCTGTATCGCAAAGTCTATCCCGATACCTGCCATCATTGAAATAACGCCGACAAGTTCAGAACTTAATGATATCCCTGCAAATCCGGATATTCCCATCATCCATACTATACCAACTCCTACACATATTAAAGGCATTATACCATACCTTATTGATCTGAATGTTAGAATAACGCACAATAAGACTCCTATCATACCAAATGTTGATATCTTTGACATCTCAGGCAGAATTATATTCGTGAGTTCCCTATTCATTGCTATATCTCCGCCTGCTTGAACGTTCAATGTAGTTTTTGATATAATAGATTTTACATCATCATACACCACGATATCATCTACACCTTTCAAAACGCTAAGTCTTATCACCATATACCCAAGGCTATCTGAAACTTCAATTCTGTTTTTTAATTCTTCTTTTGGCAAATAGATATCTTCAAGTCCAATGTCAAAGGAAGAATCTTCAATTCCATAGACATTTATTAACTCTTGATTCAAAAGATATGCTTCTCTCAATACGTCCGGAGAGAATACGTTTTCCGAGTTGATTACAACTATAATTGAATTATATCTTTCAAACTTATCTTCCATTTTCATGAATACTTGTATCTCTTCAATGTCATTAGGTAGCTGTGACATATCGTCTCCTTGCTCTATTTTGATGAGAGAGATACCCGCACCTAAAATTATAGTTATTATAAATGATAATATTAGGAATCTCTTGGGATATTTCCCATGCAGTTCTGAAAAATCTTTTATCAATTTATCGTAATTTGGCATATGCTACCACTCCCTCAAAGCCATAATTGAAGGCAAGAATACCAATGCCCCAACAAGGCAGCTTATAATCCCTAATGATAAGGCAGTTCCTAGATGGACCATCATTGGCATGGAGGAAAGGGCCAGTGCCATAAATCCAGCAACGGTTGTTGAACTAGAGCCTATAGTTCCTCTACCAACCCCTGCAACCATGGCAACTATTCTTTCTTGATTGGGTTTACCTTTCTTAGATTCCTCGTTGTAACGCAATACCATGAATATCCCGTATTCTGCGCCCAAACCAATAACAATAGCTCCAACACTTGCTGTAACTAGGCTTATTGGTATCCCAATATAGGATAAAATACCTGCGGTCCATAAAATTCCACAAATGAGGGGGATTATAACAAAGAATGATTTGAATCTCAATATCAAAGTCAGTAAAATAAATACTATAATTGCAGATATTGCCATAGTTTTTAATGAGTCTTCTCTCAAAATTCTGAGGATAGTTTTATTCAGTACAGGGGAACCTGTTATAGTATAATTAAGTCCATACAACTCGACTTTTTCAGTTTCTTCATTTACTATGTCAATAGCAGTTTGAATCTCTTCTTCCCCTCTTACTCCTCCCATTTTTACCATTACAATTGCTGAAGTATAATCTTTAGATATCAATCCTGGCATAGTTTTTGCAACCTCTCTTAAAGTTGCATCGTCTGAAGGTATGCCTCTAAAGATAGAATAATAGACTGTTCCGGGGCCTATCACATCAATTATTTCAGGCCTAGATTTTAATCTGTTTTCTAACTCATATATGCTCTCAAGGCTTTCTTTATTCCTTATGTCATTTACAACATCAAAATTAGTTTCCAAGAGTATTATTATTCCTTCCTCTTCACCAAATTCACTGTTAATTATATTTTGAGTTCTTATAACATCAAAGTTTTGAGGTAATTCTTTCATAAAGTCAGATTCAAAACGTAAATTTAAGGCGCCAAATGATAGGAAAACAGTGATTAGTACCATTGAAATAACGATGATTTTACTGTATTTGTATTCAATTAGTGCAAGTTTGCCAAAAAGAGTATCTTTAAGTTCTCTCATTCCTACACCTCAAAAACTTCCTTTAAAAAATCTTCATAATAAAGGAGGTCTTCTTTTAAGCTACCCATTTTCTCATTTAGCTTTATATCTCCTTTCGGAGTAATTTTATAAAATTTTTTACCTCTTGAACCTTTATTTGTTTCTTTAATTAACCCTTCAGATGCCATCAACATTATTTTAGGATAAATTAATGCCGGAGAAGGTTTCCAGGCTTCTTTTGATCTACTTTCAAACTCTTTTATGATATCGTAACCACATAGTTCCTTCTTACTAAACAACCAAAGGATAAATGTATCAATTTGAATTTGAAAATAATGAAAACTTTTATGAAATCGTACAAATGTCATATTCGCACCGACATATCATATTCTGATATATCATTAACAAATAGGAGCTATATAAATTTTTCGTTCTCTAAAAAATATTAGCCAACAATCTTTTCCCATTTTTTAAGTTTTAGTACTTTTGAAAGTGTTGAGCCTCTCTTTATCTCTTCTCTGATTCTATTCTCCTTTTCCTTTACGTCAAGACTTCTATTTATTATTTCTTGTGCCTCTTCTTGAGGTATCACTACGACGCCACTGTCATCTCCAATTATATAGTCTCCTTTGTTTACTTTAAGTCCACCACATACAACTTCGCAACCTATTTCTCCAAAACCTTTAGGATCTCCTGCATCTGGAACCTCATATCTTGCGAATACGGGAAAACGTATTTCTTTGAGGTCATCTACATCCCTTACAGCGCCATCTATTACAACGCCACCAAGTTTTCTCATGAATGCACTCCAAGTTGCAAGCTCTCCCCAGATAGCAATATTGCCAGAATTGGCGTCTATCACAAGAATATCTCCTTCTTCTGCTAGATCAATTGCTTCAACAGCTTTTGCCCAGTCTCCATTCATAGTCTTAACTGTCAAGGCTTTTCCTGCCATTCTGATTCCGGGAATGACTGTATGTATGCCCTTCATTGCGCCTCCTCTGTGCATGGCATCCGATACATTTGAAGAAGAAACTTTTTTTAGAGCTTCAATAAGTTCTTCTTTTTTATATTTTCTAAACTCTAAACTTTCAATCGGTTTTCTGAGATCAACGCTCTTTCTTACTATTTTTGTAGCCTCTAATAGATTAGAAGCTTTGGTAATTGCACCGCCTACTATGACTATATCAGCGCCAGCGGAAACTACGTCCGGTATATTTTCAGAGTTTAATCCTCCTGCAGTTGCAATAGTAATGTTCACAGCTTCCTTAACGTCTTTTATATCCTGTAACGGATTTTCACCCTTCATCTGTTGATCAATACCCACATGAATACAGACATATTTTGCACCCATTTTCTGCACTTCAGCAGCTCTGTCCACTTTGTTTTTGACATTGATTAAATCAATCATTATTTCTGAATTATACTTTTTTGCAGCCTTGATTGCTTCTTTAATTGTGCTGTCATCAGAAGCACCTAAAATTGAGACTATGTCAGCACCAGCTTTTGATGCCATCTCAGTTTCAAAATCTCCCGTATCCATGGTCTTCATATCTGCTATAATTTTTTTATCAGGAAAAATGTGCTTTAGTTCTCTTATTGCTTCCATACCCTCACTTTTTATAAGGGGGGTTCCAGCTTCAATCCAGTCTATACCTCCTGGAACAGCTTCTTTTGCCATAGAAATAGCTCTGTCAAGATTTAATATATCCAATGCAAGTTGAAGTATTATTTTACTAATAGAATCACCTTTTACTCATTTTTTCTTCCCAATGAATAAGATTATCTTTCATAATCTGAATAGACCTCTTAATATTATCTCCATTGTCAAATATTAACTCGTCTACATTATCTGTTTTCTTAATTTTTTTAATCTCTTCAATAAGTTTTGGAATAGCTCTAACTACATTGTCAACTATTGTTATGTCCGCACATAAAGAAGTTCTTGAAAGTGGATTTAGGTCGATTGCAATAATCTTCTTTCCCATTTTCTTAAGGGCCAGTGCTCTGTCTCCATCCTCTAAAGGAACAATTACAGCATCAGAAGAAAAAATGCCTTCATTTGAAACTTTCCCCCTAAGTGAGTCAAGTCCGGGTATCGATTTATTAGCATTTTCTCCAACACCTAAAATATTAGTTGCCCCATGCTGCTCAAGTCTTTTTTTAATCTTAGTTTCTCTTTCATAAGTTCTATAAAAAAGATTGATTTCTATTTTCAAAGGAACAATTTTTGATAACTCAACAATCTCATTTGGAACAAGACAAGCAATATTTCCATTTACCGATATCACTGGATTAGCAGCTCTGCATAATATTATGGCCGCAGCTTTAATGGCTTTGTTCGCCTCTTCTGTAGTTGTTTCCCCTATAAAGTAATCAAAAGCTTCTCCTCTACCATGAGCTGCAATTCCAACTTCCGAAATAATTCCCTCTTTAAGGCAATCTTTTACCTTTTCTCTTAATACAAGGGATTCGTAACGGGGGTGACTTTTTGGCACTTTCATTTTGACACCTATATTAAACCTTTAGCTATTTCAGAAACAACTATGTCTCCTTTGATATCTATCAAACTTTCCAATACTTTATTTTTATCTTCTTCGTTAATAAATGTAAATGCTCCCTGCCCAATCATAATCCCAGAAGCATTGAAACTATTAATTTCACTAATTATTTCAACTAGTTCTAAAATTTCTTTAGAGATAATACCTGTTTTATAACTAAAGATTTTTGAGCATTCCATCAATTTTTCAACATTGGGTTCGCTAATTAATCTGTTCAGTAATTTAGTTCCGCATTTTTCAATTATTTTTATCTTTTCAGGATTTTTTAAGATGCTTTCTGTTTTTTTAGTTCCAAGGCTTATGGCAAGCACCTTAAGATTATTTGCTTGAATATTTTCAATTACGCCATCAATACCTGGACTTTTCCTTATTTCAATGCCTCCCTTTACTTCTGCCACAACATCCCCAAGGCCGCTAAAATTTCTTACTTCAGTTTCATGTGCACTTCTTATGCACTCATAATCTGAAATTCGTATCAAATCCTTAATTGAAAAGCAAATTCCAAGAGCAGCTGAAGCAGAAGCTCCAAATCCAGATTCAATTGGCACATCACTTTCATGTTCTATTAAAACATCCCTTTCTATAAAATAATCTGGATATCTCTCAATTATTAGATTGATACAGTCCAAAGATACGGGGGCATTTGTCGTTTTTCCATTTATCTTGATATCAATTGAACCATTTCCTTTAGCTACATTAACTTTAGTTCTAAGGCCAGAAGAAAGCGAAACTCCTGCTCCGGTAGAACCTGTTTTAAAATAGTCCTCACTAAAGAATGGAACGAAGAATCCAGTTATATGGGAAGGAACATAATACTCTGAACTGTACATAAAACGCCTTTTAGATACCTTTAAGTTTATTCACGAACTCAATACACCTAGTTCTATCAAGTTTATTCATCACAGGCATAAAAATTAAATCTTCTTTCTTTACATCTTTCCCAATTTCTTTTAAGAAGTTCACTATTCTATCCTGGTCATTTTCATCGAGTATTTTAGGATTAAAAACTCCTCCCATGACTTCCTCTAAAACAATATTTTCCTTTGGAAGCTCTCTTTTTAGAATATCAAGATTAAATTTGCCGCCTATTTGTTTTCCACGATATTCTGCCTCTTCCAGATCATTACATACAACAAAAATTGCAATCTTTTTTTGTTTAAGTTCTTCTTTGAATTTTTCTATAAACTTACTTATACTTTCCAGAGGTTTATCATCATAGTCAGGAGAACCAATAACTATCAATGAGTAATCTTTAATTGAAGTTATCTCTGAAGCTTTCTTTACTTCGATATCTTTCATCTCTTCAGATATCCAACCTGTAATTATCTCAGTTGAACCGTATTTTGTATCGTATACTAAGAGATTGTTAGTCATATGCCCACCTATTTAATTAAAATAATAACAATTTTTATAAAGATTTAGGCCATTTCTATGATGATGCATAGAAAATCGATAAAAGGAACTAAATCAAAAAAATTAGAGGGTAAAGGTATAGTATTGGGAATTACAGGAAGTATAGCGGCAGTTGAGTCTGTTAAACTTTCTAGAGAGCTCATGAGACACGGAGCAGAAGTATACGCAGTAATGAGCGGAGATGCAAAAAAGATAATTCACCCATATGCTCTTGAATTCGCAACTGGAAATCCAGTTGTAGATGAAATTACAGGAAAAATAGAGCATGTTTCCTATGCGGGAGAGCATGATAAAAAGTGTGATCTAATACTGATTGCACCGTCAACAGCAAATACAATTTCAAAAATAGCATCGGGAATTGATGATACCCCAGTCACAACTGTCGTGTCCACTGGATTTGGAAAGATACCAATTGTTATAGTTCCTGCTATGCATAGCTCAATGTATAAGAACCCTATAATTTTAGAAAATATTGAAAAACTAAAGAAATATGGCATTGAATTCTTGACACCAAAGTTTGAAGAAAATAAAGCAAAACTCCCTGAAATTGATGATATTGTAACTGCAGTAATTAAAAAACTGTATACTAAAGATTTTCAAGGTAAAAAGGTATTGGTGACAGCAGGCCCCACAATTGAGAAGATTGACGACGTGAGATTTATCACAAATAAAAGCACTGGATTAATGGGCATAAAAATTGCAGAAGAATTTGAACTTAGGGGTGCCGATGTAACCTTAATTTTAGGGCCAACACAGTTGAACTCTTATGTTAAGACTTACAATGTAGAAACTTATGAAGAGATGTTCAACGCTGTAATGTCAAATAAAGAAGTCGACATAGCTGTTTTTGCAGCGGCAACTTCTGATTTTCATGTTGATAACCCTTCTTCTGGGAAGGTATCTTCTGATCAATCTTTTAATTTAACCTTAACTCCAAATAAGAAGATAATAGAAGAATTTTCAAAATGCTCAAAATCATTTATAGTTGGATTTAAAGCAGAACACAATGTTTCAGAAGACCAACTCATAAAAAAGGCCTATGATAGGCTTCAAAGTTCCAATATGGATTTGATTGTTGCAAATCATGTTGGTAAAGAGATGAGGGGATTTGAATCCAAAACAAATGAAGTCTATATTATTGATAAGACAAAAAAGATAGCCCATTTACCTCTAGAGAAAAAAGAAAAACTTGCAGAAAAAATTTTAGATATAATAAAGAAATATATAAATTAAAGATTTATTTGTTTATTTCGCTTTCAGGAACTGTTCCTTGCTCTAGAATCTCTATTTCGAAAGGTTTACAACCTTTTCCTTCTAAGTTGCTTCTGTAGCATGAGAAGTCAAGTTCTACTAG includes these proteins:
- a CDS encoding MMPL family transporter; this encodes MRELKDTLFGKLALIEYKYSKIIVISMVLITVFLSFGALNLRFESDFMKELPQNFDVIRTQNIINSEFGEEEGIIILLETNFDVVNDIRNKESLESIYELENRLKSRPEIIDVIGPGTVYYSIFRGIPSDDATLREVAKTMPGLISKDYTSAIVMVKMGGVRGEEEIQTAIDIVNEETEKVELYGLNYTITGSPVLNKTILRILREDSLKTMAISAIIVFILLTLILRFKSFFVIIPLICGILWTAGILSYIGIPISLVTASVGAIVIGLGAEYGIFMVLRYNEESKKGKPNQERIVAMVAGVGRGTIGSSSTTVAGFMALALSSMPMMVHLGTALSLGIISCLVGALVFLPSIMALREW
- a CDS encoding MMPL family transporter → MPNYDKLIKDFSELHGKYPKRFLILSFIITIILGAGISLIKIEQGDDMSQLPNDIEEIQVFMKMEDKFERYNSIIVVINSENVFSPDVLREAYLLNQELINVYGIEDSSFDIGLEDIYLPKEELKNRIEVSDSLGYMVIRLSVLKGVDDIVVYDDVKSIISKTTLNVQAGGDIAMNRELTNIILPEMSKISTFGMIGVLLCVILTFRSIRYGIMPLICVGVGIVWMMGISGFAGISLSSELVGVISMMAGIGIDFAIQTINRYNLERTPIIVEKIIRTLEGVVEPIVVSSIVAGFGFIAMLAGSLSILDTMGKMLFIGVFSCMGVTLIFLPSFLVIQEKVFQDTKNLIKRKMEVYYEKD
- the hxlA gene encoding 3-hexulose-6-phosphate synthase, whose protein sequence is MSKIILQLALDILNLDRAISMAKEAVPGGIDWIEAGTPLIKSEGMEAIRELKHIFPDKKIIADMKTMDTGDFETEMASKAGADIVSILGASDDSTIKEAIKAAKKYNSEIMIDLINVKNKVDRAAEVQKMGAKYVCIHVGIDQQMKGENPLQDIKDVKEAVNITIATAGGLNSENIPDVVSAGADIVIVGGAITKASNLLEATKIVRKSVDLRKPIESLEFRKYKKEELIEALKKVSSSNVSDAMHRGGAMKGIHTVIPGIRMAGKALTVKTMNGDWAKAVEAIDLAEEGDILVIDANSGNIAIWGELATWSAFMRKLGGVVIDGAVRDVDDLKEIRFPVFARYEVPDAGDPKGFGEIGCEVVCGGLKVNKGDYIIGDDSGVVVIPQEEAQEIINRSLDVKEKENRIREEIKRGSTLSKVLKLKKWEKIVG
- the coaBC gene encoding bifunctional phosphopantothenoylcysteine decarboxylase/phosphopantothenate--cysteine ligase CoaBC, whose translation is MMMHRKSIKGTKSKKLEGKGIVLGITGSIAAVESVKLSRELMRHGAEVYAVMSGDAKKIIHPYALEFATGNPVVDEITGKIEHVSYAGEHDKKCDLILIAPSTANTISKIASGIDDTPVTTVVSTGFGKIPIVIVPAMHSSMYKNPIILENIEKLKKYGIEFLTPKFEENKAKLPEIDDIVTAVIKKLYTKDFQGKKVLVTAGPTIEKIDDVRFITNKSTGLMGIKIAEEFELRGADVTLILGPTQLNSYVKTYNVETYEEMFNAVMSNKEVDIAVFAAATSDFHVDNPSSGKVSSDQSFNLTLTPNKKIIEEFSKCSKSFIVGFKAEHNVSEDQLIKKAYDRLQSSNMDLIVANHVGKEMRGFESKTNEVYIIDKTKKIAHLPLEKKEKLAEKILDIIKKYIN
- a CDS encoding phosphopantothenate/pantothenate synthetase, encoding MKVPKSHPRYESLVLREKVKDCLKEGIISEVGIAAHGRGEAFDYFIGETTTEEANKAIKAAAIILCRAANPVISVNGNIACLVPNEIVELSKIVPLKIEINLFYRTYERETKIKKRLEQHGATNILGVGENANKSIPGLDSLRGKVSNEGIFSSDAVIVPLEDGDRALALKKMGKKIIAIDLNPLSRTSLCADITIVDNVVRAIPKLIEEIKKIKKTDNVDELIFDNGDNIKRSIQIMKDNLIHWEEKMSKR
- a CDS encoding PadR family transcriptional regulator, encoding MTFVRFHKSFHYFQIQIDTFILWLFSKKELCGYDIIKEFESRSKEAWKPSPALIYPKIMLMASEGLIKETNKGSRGKKFYKITPKGDIKLNEKMGSLKEDLLYYEDFLKEVFEV